The Pontibacter korlensis sequence CTGCCGCCGGTAAGGTAGGTATATAGGCCGTCTTGTAATGTGCCCACGAAGTCCGACAGCTCGGTAAGCTCAATAGCCCACAGGATGTCTTTCATCGGGAGATCGCGCCCAAGGGTAATATTCTCCAGTAATGTACCATCAAAGACCTGCTCTGCAGAAATGTTATCGCCGATAAGGCTGCGCAAGTTGCCTTTGTGCAGGTCGTGCATGGATACGCCATTAAAGCTCAGGCTACCTTTGTAAGATGGAAGAAGGCCAAGTAGTATGCTGATCAGGGTGCTCTTGCCGGAGCTGTTAAAGCCAGCCAGGCAGACGCGCTCCGATGGCTTTATGTTGAAGCTAACATTTTCCAGAGCGATTTTCTTGGAGTCCGGGAAGTGGTAGCTCAGGTTTTTTGCTTGTAAGCTCAGACCTCCATCTAGTGCTACCTCCTCCAGCTTAATACCTTTTACCTCCTCAATTGGCAAGTCAGTTACCTGACCAATCTTATCTAAGCTTGTCAGTACATCATACACCGAATCCAGCTTGATAATGATCTTCTCAACGGCAGTCATGATAAGGATGATGATGATTTCGGAGGCAACAAACTGACCGATGTTGATCTCCCGCTGCACCACCAGAATACAGCCTAGCACCAGCAGACCGCCTGTGATAAAAGTTTTGAAGCCCACAAAGCTGTAGTACTGCGTCATCAGAACCTTAAAATGCTTCCTGCGGACATCCAGATACTTCTTAACATAATTGTTAGTGCGGTCCATAGGTAGATTGGTATGACCAACCAGCTTAAAGGTGCTCAGGGAGCGGGCCATTTCTTCCAGCCATGCCACCAGCTTATACTTATATTTCGACTCCTTTATACTTGTATCAATGCCCTTGTCGGCTGTAACCCAAATGATCAGGTACAGGGCTATAAGCAGGAAAAAACCGAAGAAGATAAAGTATGGGTGGTAGAAGGAAAGCAGGATCAGACCAAAAATGATCTGTATAAGCGCAGTCGAAAAATCGACTAATATTTTGGCCAATCCTTTTTGCAGGCTCACTACATCAAAAAAGCGGTTCATCAGCTCTGGCGGGTTGTGCTTGTGCAGGGCCTCAGGCTGAAAGCGAGGAATACGGTAGGCAAACTCGGAGGCGGTGCGCGCAAACAGGCGCTGCTGTATAAACTCCACCAGCCACAGCTGCATTACCTGCAGGCCACCTACAATCAGCAGGGCTAGCACAATCAGGCTAATCAACACTA is a genomic window containing:
- a CDS encoding peptidase domain-containing ABC transporter; the encoded protein is MGSPTKGNKLTPGQRFLNLLSIERREIMYMYVYAVAAGLISLMLPLGIQSIIGFVSSGQVTTSVVVLISLIVLALLIVGGLQVMQLWLVEFIQQRLFARTASEFAYRIPRFQPEALHKHNPPELMNRFFDVVSLQKGLAKILVDFSTALIQIIFGLILLSFYHPYFIFFGFFLLIALYLIIWVTADKGIDTSIKESKYKYKLVAWLEEMARSLSTFKLVGHTNLPMDRTNNYVKKYLDVRRKHFKVLMTQYYSFVGFKTFITGGLLVLGCILVVQREINIGQFVASEIIIILIMTAVEKIIIKLDSVYDVLTSLDKIGQVTDLPIEEVKGIKLEEVALDGGLSLQAKNLSYHFPDSKKIALENVSFNIKPSERVCLAGFNSSGKSTLISILLGLLPSYKGSLSFNGVSMHDLHKGNLRSLIGDNISAEQVFDGTLLENITLGRDLPMKDILWAIELTELSDFVGTLQDGLYTYLTGGSRRLPGSVARKVVMARSLVQRPKLLIIDNYWAGMAKKDRLEFLRLLTAPEFDWTMIIVSNDKDVMRLCDRTLLLQDGHLVASGNYEQIKELGVLQELTDVIS